A genomic region of Conger conger chromosome 6, fConCon1.1, whole genome shotgun sequence contains the following coding sequences:
- the psmc3 gene encoding 26S proteasome regulatory subunit 6A isoform X2 — translation MASLNDRSVWDEDGIGEEVLKMSTEEIIQRTRLLDSEIKIMKSEVLRVTHELQAMKDKIKENTEKIKVNKTLPYLVSNVIELLDVDPNDQEEDGANIDLDSQRKGKCAVIKTSTRQTYFLPVIGLVDAEKLKPGDLVGVNKDSYLILETLPTEYDSRVKAMEVDERPTEQYSDIGGLDKQIQELVEAIVLPMNHKEKFENLGIQPPKGVLMYGPPGTGKTLLARACAAQTKATFLKLAGPQLVQMFIGDGAKLVRDAFALAKEKAPSIIFIDELDAIGTKRFDSEKAGDREVQRTMLELLNQLDGFQPNMQVKVIAATNRVDILDPALLRSGRLDRKIEFPMPNEEARARIMQIHSRKMNVSLDVNYEELARCTDDFNGAQCKAVCVEAGMIALRRGATELNHEDYMEGILEVQAKKKANLQYYA, via the exons ATGGCGTCGCTGAATGACCGATCAGTTTGGGATGAG GATGGGATTGGTGAAGAAGTACTCAAAATGTCCACTGAAGAGATTATTCAGCGGACGCGTCTTCTGGACAGCGAAATCAAG ATTATGAAGAGTGAAGTTCTGAGGGTGACCCATGAACTTCAAGCAATGAAGGataaaatcaaagaaaacactgagaagaTCAAAGTTAACAAGACCCTGCCTTACTTGGTCTCCAATGTTATTGAG TTGCTGGATGTGGATCCCAATGACCAGGAGGAAGATGGGGCAAACATTGATTTGGACTCTCAACGCAAAGGAAAATGTGCCGTCATAAAAACTTCAACAAGACAG ACATACTTCCTCCCGGTGATTGGTTTGGTGGACGCTGAGAAGTTGAAGCCAGGAGACCTTGTG GGTGTGAACAAGGACTCTTACCTGATCCTGGAGACGCTCCCCACAGAGTACGACTCCCGGGTGAAGGCCATGGAGGTGGACGAGCGGCCCACGGAACAGTACAGCGACATCGGGGGCTTGGACAAGCAGATCCAGGAG CTGGTTGAAGCCATCGTTCTGCCGATGAATCACAAGGAGAAGTTTGAGAACCTCGGCATCCAGCCGCCCAAGGGTGTGCTGATGTACGGCCCCCCTGGTACGGGGAAGACATTGCTGGCAAGAGCTTGTGCTGCCCAGACCAAG GCTACCTTCCTGAAGCTCGCTGGCCCGCAGCTGGTGCAGATGTTCATTGGTGACGGGGCCAAACTGGTGCGTGATGCCTTTGCCCTGGCCAAAGAGAAGGCACCCTCCATCATCTTCATCGACGAGCTGGACGCTATTGGGACCAAACG GTTTGACAGTGAGAAGGCTGGTGACCGGGAGGTACAGAGGACCATGCTGGAGCTCCTCAACCAGCTGGACGGATTCCAGCCCAACATGCAAGTTAAG GTTATCGCTGCCACAAACCGCGTGGACATACTGGACCCGGCTCTTCTGCGGTCCGGTCGTCTGGACCGCAAGATCGAGTTCCCCATGCCCAACGAGGAGGCTCGTGCTCGCATCATGCAGATCCACTCGCGCAAGATGAACGTCAG CCTGGATGTGAACTATGAGGAGCTGGCTCGTTGCACAGACGACTTCAACGGGGCCCAGTGCAAGGCTGTATGCGTGGAGGCG GGTATGATCGCACTGCGCAGAGGGGCGACGGAGCTAAACCACGAAGACTACATGGAGGGGATCCTGGAGGTCCAGGCCAAGAAGAAGGCCAATCTACAGTACTACGCTTGA
- the psmc3 gene encoding 26S proteasome regulatory subunit 6A isoform X1, producing the protein MASLNDRSVWDEVEDGIGEEVLKMSTEEIIQRTRLLDSEIKIMKSEVLRVTHELQAMKDKIKENTEKIKVNKTLPYLVSNVIELLDVDPNDQEEDGANIDLDSQRKGKCAVIKTSTRQTYFLPVIGLVDAEKLKPGDLVGVNKDSYLILETLPTEYDSRVKAMEVDERPTEQYSDIGGLDKQIQELVEAIVLPMNHKEKFENLGIQPPKGVLMYGPPGTGKTLLARACAAQTKATFLKLAGPQLVQMFIGDGAKLVRDAFALAKEKAPSIIFIDELDAIGTKRFDSEKAGDREVQRTMLELLNQLDGFQPNMQVKVIAATNRVDILDPALLRSGRLDRKIEFPMPNEEARARIMQIHSRKMNVSLDVNYEELARCTDDFNGAQCKAVCVEAGMIALRRGATELNHEDYMEGILEVQAKKKANLQYYA; encoded by the exons ATGGCGTCGCTGAATGACCGATCAGTTTGGGATGAGGTTGAg GATGGGATTGGTGAAGAAGTACTCAAAATGTCCACTGAAGAGATTATTCAGCGGACGCGTCTTCTGGACAGCGAAATCAAG ATTATGAAGAGTGAAGTTCTGAGGGTGACCCATGAACTTCAAGCAATGAAGGataaaatcaaagaaaacactgagaagaTCAAAGTTAACAAGACCCTGCCTTACTTGGTCTCCAATGTTATTGAG TTGCTGGATGTGGATCCCAATGACCAGGAGGAAGATGGGGCAAACATTGATTTGGACTCTCAACGCAAAGGAAAATGTGCCGTCATAAAAACTTCAACAAGACAG ACATACTTCCTCCCGGTGATTGGTTTGGTGGACGCTGAGAAGTTGAAGCCAGGAGACCTTGTG GGTGTGAACAAGGACTCTTACCTGATCCTGGAGACGCTCCCCACAGAGTACGACTCCCGGGTGAAGGCCATGGAGGTGGACGAGCGGCCCACGGAACAGTACAGCGACATCGGGGGCTTGGACAAGCAGATCCAGGAG CTGGTTGAAGCCATCGTTCTGCCGATGAATCACAAGGAGAAGTTTGAGAACCTCGGCATCCAGCCGCCCAAGGGTGTGCTGATGTACGGCCCCCCTGGTACGGGGAAGACATTGCTGGCAAGAGCTTGTGCTGCCCAGACCAAG GCTACCTTCCTGAAGCTCGCTGGCCCGCAGCTGGTGCAGATGTTCATTGGTGACGGGGCCAAACTGGTGCGTGATGCCTTTGCCCTGGCCAAAGAGAAGGCACCCTCCATCATCTTCATCGACGAGCTGGACGCTATTGGGACCAAACG GTTTGACAGTGAGAAGGCTGGTGACCGGGAGGTACAGAGGACCATGCTGGAGCTCCTCAACCAGCTGGACGGATTCCAGCCCAACATGCAAGTTAAG GTTATCGCTGCCACAAACCGCGTGGACATACTGGACCCGGCTCTTCTGCGGTCCGGTCGTCTGGACCGCAAGATCGAGTTCCCCATGCCCAACGAGGAGGCTCGTGCTCGCATCATGCAGATCCACTCGCGCAAGATGAACGTCAG CCTGGATGTGAACTATGAGGAGCTGGCTCGTTGCACAGACGACTTCAACGGGGCCCAGTGCAAGGCTGTATGCGTGGAGGCG GGTATGATCGCACTGCGCAGAGGGGCGACGGAGCTAAACCACGAAGACTACATGGAGGGGATCCTGGAGGTCCAGGCCAAGAAGAAGGCCAATCTACAGTACTACGCTTGA